In Bactrocera tryoni isolate S06 unplaced genomic scaffold, CSIRO_BtryS06_freeze2 scaffold_351, whole genome shotgun sequence, a single genomic region encodes these proteins:
- the LOC120781142 gene encoding GATA zinc finger domain-containing protein 4-like, translated as MLCEDSVFESASSLPISISKHRSVRSPQVLIPPLAGPPIVRPVPLIPAAPPMIPVRPLMPVNPLPPPIVVPPMQQLPAARLPPPRLPLLNSGGQTIIVEPVVILPIGSGYLPSGYKPSFYGPSGLYPYTPQVYPTRRPAYYNYNNNYNNNNNNAYNDYGNYAYNNNNYGGNYDYYNNNNYSNNNYG; from the coding sequence ATGCTCTGTGAAGATAGTGTGTTCGAAAGCGCGAGCTCTctccctatatctatctcaaaGCACCGTTCAGTACGATCCCCACAAGTTTTGATACCGCCGCTAGCTGGCCCACCCATCGTTAGGCCGGTTCCACTGATTCCAGCAGCTCCTCCAATGATACCTGTGAGACCTCTAATGCCAGTTAATCCTTTGCCACCACCTATTGTGGTGCCTCCAATGCAACAATTACCAGCAGCTAGATTACCACCACCTCGTTTACCTCTTTTAAATAGTGGCGGCCAGACGATTATTGTAGAACCAGTGGTCATCTTACCCATCGGTAGCGGTTACCTGCCTTCTGGGTACAAACCTTCTTTCTACGGACCATCGGGTCTCTATCCATACACGCCACAAGTCTACCCGACAAGGCGGCCTGCTTActataattacaacaacaattacaataataataataataacgccTATAATGACTATGGGAACTacgcttacaacaacaataactacggCGGCAATTACGATtattataacaacaataattataGTAACAATAATTACGGATAA
- the LOC120781141 gene encoding loricrin-like, with the protein MWPRMGTAGLAAGVLLLLCVVNSVNSFSKYGRGCNDIGCLPSEECVITSDSCSYTQREGKDCGSYPKCQRKSGSSSSSSAPVNPSVSTGTTHNSYNPSAPVPDLGDGNSFSGGSSGNAGGGFGGGGSGGHSLYPTLPNSPPAGASNPYGGYQPQPGGYQPPAGGYQPGAYQPGGYQPGGYQPGGYQPGGYNPNTGGSGGYVPNAPGYGGGNEPQKPKDKEGGGFFSSFFSNPAVSQAVSGIIAGQITKSLQGGGGGGGGANGGANGGYQPSGGYQPSGGYGGGGTSSGSGSSGSNILGGLLGVLGGGGGGTSAGSSGSASNFLGSLLSGGGSSSGGSSGGSSASNFLGSLLSGGGGGSSSANRAGGSNPISEILGSRNFGGLFSENPSSSSSGSSGSSGYSSSSQGPKSYPTQPPMNYYG; encoded by the exons ATGTGGCCGAGAATGGGCACCGCTGGTCTTGCTGCCGGCGTCTTATTGCTGCTGTGCGTCGTTAACAGCGTCAACTCCTTCTCAA AGTACGGACGCGGCTGCAACGACATTGGCTGTCTGCCCAGTGAGGAGTGCGTCATCACCAGCGACTCGTGCAGCTACACGCAGCGCGAGGGCAAGGACTGCGGCAGCTACCCGAAATGTCAGAGGAAGTCCGGCTCCAGCTCTTCGTCGTCGGCGCCAGTTAATCCGTCAG TGAGCACCGGCACCACGCACAACTCGTACAATCCAAGCGCTCCGGTGCCCGATCTTGGTGATGGCAACAGTTTCAGTGGCGGCAGCAGCGGCAACGCCGGCGGTGGTTTCGGCGGCGGCGGTTCAGGTGGACACAGCCTCTATCCTACTTTACCCAACAGCCCGCCAGCAGGCGCATCGAACCCTTACGGCGGCTACCAGCCACAGCCGGGCGGATATCAGCCACCAGCAGGCGGTTACCAGCCAGGAGCTTATCAGCCGGGTGGTTATCAACCCGGTGGCTATCAACCCGGCGGCTACCAACCCGGCGGCTACAATCCCAATACTGGCGGCAGCGGTGGCTACGTGCCAAATGCACCGGGTTATGGCGGCGGCAACGAGCCGCAGAAACCGAAAGACAAGGAAGGCGGCGGCTTCTTCTCCAGCTTCTTCTCCAATCCGGCGGTGAGTCAGGCTGTATCTGGCATTATTGCGGGCCAAATTACGAAGAGCTTGCAAGgaggcggcggcggcggtggcggcgCTAATGGTGGCGCCAACGGCGGATACCAACCAAGTGGTGGCTATCAACCGAGCGGTGGTTATGGCGGTGGTGGCACCAGCTCAGGCAGTGGTTCATCTGGCAGCAACATTCTTGGGGGTCTACTAGGTGTGTTGGGTGGTGGTGGAGGCGGTACCAGCGCTGGAAGTAGCGGCAGCGCCAGTAATTTCTTGGGTAGTCTTCTGAGCGGTGGCGGCAGCAGCAGTGGTGGTAGCAGTGGCGGTAGCAGTGCCAGCAATTTCTTGGGCAGCTTGCTTAGTGGCGGCGgtggcggcagcagcagcgctAACCGTGCCGGCGGCAGCAATCCGATTAGCGAAATCTTGGGCTCACGCAACTTTGGCGGTCTCTTCAGTGAGAATCCATCTTCCAGCTCCTCCGGATCCTCCGGATCATCCGGGTACTCCTCGAGCTCTCAAGGCCCCAAAAGTTACCCCACTCAACCGCCAATGAACTACTACGGTTAA